One Nicotiana tabacum cultivar K326 chromosome 23, ASM71507v2, whole genome shotgun sequence genomic window, TTTCATCGAGTGTAGCAGCCGAGCAGAAATTAGCCTCTCATGGGATTTCAGAGAAGAAAAATTCATCAGGTGATCAGATATTAACTAGTTCTGAGATTCAAGAAAAGAAGCTTGCACCAGATGATCAGAAATTAGTAAGTTGTGCAATTCCAGAGGAGAAGAATTCATCTGATAATCAGGAACTAGGATGTAATGAAATACCAGAAAAGAAGCAGTTGTCAACAGCCAATGTCAAGCCCGTTCGTGGTGATTCTGCACAAAGGAAAACTTTGTCGAGAAGAACAAAACCCAAGAATCCAGAAAAGAAAGTGTTATCAAGTCCAGAAGCCAATCAAAGTTCAATGTCATCTGAGAATTCTGAGACTACTGCATCCAAACCAATCAATTCAAAGGTATCAGTAAAGAAAGCTACACTGCATAAAAAACTACAGGACAAAGAGAGTAGCACTGCACCAGGTTAGTTCTTCTATCCCTTGGCTCACAAAGATTTCACCTTGCTTGTTGTTTTTGTTAGAGGACTATTTAGGTTGGACTCTTTAACATAAACATAAATGGCTTTTTGCAGAGAAACTGACGGACTCGTCGCCAAGATCTTCACCAGCTAGAGTTAAGAGAATACAATCATCAACAATGTCTTCTCCAACACAAACACCAAAAACTTCTTCATTTCCAAGATCACCAGCAATCACCTCAAATGGAAATGGATATGGATATCAGTCCGCAAGTGCATCACCATTAAATCCATGTTCGCGCTGTGCCAGAGTAAACCGAGAATGCCATTTGCCCTCAGCTATGAGCCCACATAGACCAAGGAAACCTCATAGCAACAGCCAATGAGTGCACAAGAGTTGACAATGTTACATATGGTTTTCAATTCAAAGCATCTCCACCCATGACCGTTAGGTCCTGGGTTCGAGTCACGCTGGAGCGGAAGTGTggaaacactatagatcctcctaatttgggagagattaaaaaaaaaaattcaaacttgacTAGACAACTTTGCAGCTCAAAATTTTGATGCAAAGGATGGATTAACTTTGTGTATTACGCTTATCCGCTAGGTTTTAACTACTTGGATACAAATTATTTAACTTTTTGGAGGTCTGCACTCTCTGGATTACACAGGTTTTGATTGCTGTTCAGCTATTCACAACTGTTAAGTTCAGGAAGAAAATCTGTAATTCACATTTCTCAATCATATTTTGGAGACTTCCATTCACATGAAATTGGTTTCACTTGAAGCAGTTTCGACCTGCATATTAATAAATATGTCACTCTGGATTTATCTATTTTATGTCATTAGATCAATGGAGATAAAAACAACAAATTTTTGTCATCTGTACCCCAATATGGCACAAAGAAATGCCGAAGTATTAAAATTCATTTGATATTCAATGTACAAATTTCCTATATATTGCTACGTAAGAAGAAAATTATGACATGTACAACCAACTCATCATCAACTAAACTGCTCCTGTAACACATGCTTTTACAATGGCTGTATCTATCTGGATGTACAAATGAACATCACACACCAACAAAATTTCTCTTGACTGCAATTTCATATGATGGACAGCGCAGACAGCTACACCCTGAGCCTTCTAAAATATGGATGATATCACTACTGTGCTTGCATCGATTATGAGGGAATATCTCAAGATTCAGTCAATTAGGTGGCAGAAATGGCTCTTCTCCACCTATCAGACGCATTGCATCTTTGGGAACGCTACATTACGTTGGGCTTAAGCGAGTAATTTCAGCGTTCATTGCCTTTCCAGCTTCGACATGAAGACTCCTTCCACCATACTACTAGTTTCTGTTCAGCTTCCTAAACTTTTTGAATCTAACAACCCCACAGTTGTCAAGACAATTTTAGCAGACTTGGGTGCCTTCCCCGAGTTTAACCTTATACTTTTGGAGAAATATCCAATTTCTCAAGGAATCATAAAGCTGCATGTCGCATGATCCACTCAAAGATTCCCAGGACATTTGAGGAAATAGGAGCAATTGAAGGCTGCGATTCTTTCACTTGCTCCACATCTAAACCATCTCTAGTAGTTTTATGCAGCCACTGGAATTGGCAGCAAGAACCATGTTTGACTTCTGTCTCCAGCAAACACTTGAAACAAACTGCCCATTGTCATCATCAGTCTCTTTACCAGAGATTGGATCAATCGAGCCAAACTTGTGAGAAGTAATAGGCATAGGCAGAGATTTGTAATAAGAGAAGACCTGCAGGAAAGAGATAAGCCAGTAATAAGAAAAGTCTTCTCCTTTTCGTTTGGATTGTCAGAAAAATTAATTTCTTGAGTAAGAAAAGTAAAGGGAAAAAATCATTTTCTGAACGCATTTGTTTTGAAAGGAAAAGGAATCTGTAAAACAAGAACAAACCAATCTTTCAAGTTTCGTACATGTTTTGCAAGAAATAACTCAGgaatttcttttaagtttcaGCTGCTTTTCTGCACTTTCCAGAATAGATAGGCAAAAAGGCAAGAAAAGTAATTTCCAACAGTTTCTCTTTCCTCGCTTAGGAACCAAAAGGTAGCTTTGGGTCAAAGAAAGCAGTTGAGGAATAGTCTACCACGACGTGTCATAATATAACAAATTGGTGCAATAAATACACAGAGAGTAGTACTATTCGCATATTCTGTGTTCTCAGCATGAAGGTTCATAATCTCTTTTAAAGATGCTCCTTTAACAAAATACAGAGTGGGTTAAgcaatttttcttttctaaagaaaaaatggtttcaaatgaggaaattgtaATCAGCAACAGTGCAACAGATGTTCATTTTTCTGAGGGAATGAAGACGTCGCAGTGACTAGCAGATGTGTTTCTTCTGCAAACAGAAGAAAAGTAAGACCTCAGTTTAAGGAAACTAAAATGTAGGACATCCAATAACTTGATCAACCAAATGAAAATTATCAATGTCAATGATATGTGACCGTATATATCCCAGGATGGGTCAAACTTAACACCTCAAACCTCCTTTCCTATTAGGCCCCATCTTCAGTCATAGGAATAGAAGAGATTCATATTTCGTATTCTTCATTAAAACGCGGAGCAGGGAACCTACCTCATTTGTTTCTGACCCGCAAGTTATGTATCCATCGCTCACAGACAATCCCACAAAGTTCTGAGAATAAAAGAGAAGATGTCAATTCGTACAACAATAATGGTATTGACAGCGAAGAGCAGTAATAGTATCATTAAGTTTAAGTGGCAATTCAGAATTGGGACTTCATAGATATACAAGCAAAAATGACTGATGTTCTATAAATAGCCAACCTTCTCATTGGTGTGCCCTTTAAGGGTTAAGACACAAGCATCGGCTGAATAGCCACTTGAGTTGGTTTTATTGAGATCCCATATCTTCAGGCTGTTGTCAGTGGATGCAGAAATGAGCGTTTCAGCATCCAAGAATTTTGCATAACTAACAGCTTTCTCATGGCCAGCCAATATACACCAAGGAGCTGAGATATTTCGAAGATCATAGCAATAAGTCTTGTAATCAGCAGAGCTATAAGCCAGAAAATGACTGGAGTCAGGTGAAAACTGAATGCAGCAAACATTTGCATTGTTTCTGATCGTGCACACGCTGTTCTTCTGCACAAAAGTGAATTTGATAGAATGAGCACTATGAAACAGAACAAAATGTCCTACTGTATTTTTGGGATAAGATGGGTCATGCCACAGATTCTGAGAGAGGCATATTTGAGTTGGAGTCTTTAGAAAGTTGATAAGTTCATCAAAAAGATCTGGCTTATGATCCCTGCAGTTATTTGTTGGTGTCTATGCAATGAGAGAAACAGAAGATGTTTGATGGAATCTCAACTCCAAACCACTCACTTAAAGCTAAATGTTTAACCACTCTTTATTGCTGGACAAAATTGTCCCCAGTAACTAGTACTGGACACTTTTTGGAGTTTGTTAGCACTCTTGTCCTAGATAGAGACATTGTATAGGGGCAAGCAACTCACTTCATCAAAAACTCTTTTTATTGCTTCATTTTCAATTTTCTTGAATTCAGTTGTTCTCTATTATATGATTAAGTGAACCAAGTAGAGGTGACTTTTCTCTTTTCCATGATTACAAACAGAGATAATTTATATATCTCTATTTCCTTATCTTTGGCGCCAATGCACCCAAACGGGACAAGCAAGCCATGTCTAATTCTTAAATTAGACCAGGACATCTATAGCAAGCTTCTTTGCAGATTCAAGGGCATCTGGATGAGAGAATCAACTTTCCAGCAATAAGATGGAGGTAAAATTAATCAAGGGTccgggggtgggggtggggggtggggggtgtTGAGGGGGATTTTTCAGTTATAACATGGAGGTACAATGGAGAACAGGGAAGCATGCCTCGTTGATGCTCCAAAGTTTCACCAAATGATCGTCACTTCCACTGGCTAACTTTGTGGGATCCACACGAGAAAAATCTACCGACCATGCCCTTTCATTATGCTCAGTCAAATGCGAAAAAGCTTGACCAGTAGACGCATCCCATAACTGAAACCATTGACAATGTCAAGAAGTTCAGATAAAACTAGTGAACTTAACACCAGCGTTTACAGGTTAGAGTTAATGAGCAGCAAAAGACAAGAAATTAAGCAGCATGTGTAAAACATAATAGCCATATAAGGGTGAAGTAAATACCAGACCAAGACCAGCAAAATCAATTGTGAGAGAAAGAGAACAGACTGGAAGAGACATAAAGTTTACAAGACTCATACAATTTAtttaagttgtttaaaaagtatATCGAAAGGCAAATTAGGAGATACGCAAAAAGAAGATGAGGTAGTTAATTCATTCAAGAGTGGACAAGTTTCATGATACCGTGCACGCTCATGGTTAATATCAGAGAGACCAGAAAAATGAAAATGTGCGAAACAGAAGACAAACTGAAAGAGCAAAAGCCTAGAAGATCCCAATGATTAAGCAACCTCCCTCAATCCCACATCAGTTAGGGGTTATTTAGTTCTCAGACTTCTCTCTACATGTTTAACTAGGTTAATCCCAACTTTTAGGTAACATTCCTATACCTGAAAGAATGGAGTGCCTACCCAGGTCCCATCTTAGAATTAGTAACTTAACCTAGAGTACATGGACAATTGCAGACTCATCATTTAGAGGCCTCGTGAGACCTGCCAAAAGTCCTAGCTTCACCTTAATCAACTACATTAATCCAACACTTCCAAAGTCACTGCTCTCGTCTTCCAAGGGTCTCTACATCCTCTGTCTCTCTGAAAATTCATGTCCTCCACCATTTGAACCATAAAACCCAAGTTCAGATAACAAGGGATCAAAACTTAATGCTTTTTGTTCCCTGGTAAGAGGGATAAATGCTAGTAAATCTTGCTCATGAGGAAATAACTCCCATCTACCATTATCAATTATACGCTTCAGAACAATTTATCTCTTTGCACATCAGAATAAGGATCATAGCCAACCCTCTCTCAGTTGAAACAAATATATTTCCAGTGGATGGGTCAATTTATCCTCTGGAACAAGGTACAACATTCACAGACTCAAAGTATCGCCAGGACATGTTTACAAGCTTCTAGATTGCTAGgataagaaggaaaaaaaagatgcCTTGACATAGAGCACAGCAGATAAGTCCAAGCTCTCTCATGCTACAGTGCAACCCACATTAAGTGAAAGATTTGCAATGAACATAAGACTCCATAAATGTGATAATGCAAATTGAGCTTGGAGTGCCATGTTTGAATATAAATCAGATAACTAGTCACCATAAGCAATAAATATGAGCAGGGGACAGGTTCAGCATAACATAACGCAATGCTCCAGCTCTACCAATGCCACTGGaagaaaactaaaataaaatacacaCCTTAACAGCACCATCATAGTCAGTGGTAGCCAGATAGTTCCTGATATAGCTGTTCCAGCAAATGCAGCTGAGCTTAGATTTGTTTGACATCTCGATAACTGGGTAATGAATGTCAACAGAATCATTAAAGAGGGCATGATACTCAAATACTTTAATTTTCTTCGATACCCCACCAGCAGCTAAATATTCCTCATCCCTGTCAAAGCTTAGAGAGCATATGACATTTGCAGAGTTATTCAGATCTGCATTTCTTAATATTCCCCTTACTCTGAACTTGCTATACCGAGCATACTTGCATAAGCCATCAAAAAAATCCCCAACCCGATCTGTGGGTCTATACTTCTCATTATCATTTCCTGTTGAGACAAAGTTCTCCTGATTATTAAAGATTTCTTCAGTTCTGCGGACCATGGCAACGTCATCAGAAGGCTGAATATTGGATCGCGTAGAGAAGTAAGCACTTTCAAGCTGCCTGATATTCTTGATCAATCTAGTTTCATTCTCACAATCAGGTGGAAGCTTCGGATACACATCCGAACTTGATACTCCTTTCCGAATAAACCTGCTATCCCACAAAACAAGAGATTTCTGGTGTGAGGACGAACAAGGGGCTTTGCTGCTTTGGCGCCTCTGAACCTCTTGGACATCTGCTTCTAAACATTTGACTTCTTCCACTAGCTTTGAGGCATCCTTCTGCTTTTGATCTTTCAGTGACATGAGGAAGTACAACAACAACTCTGACTCAGATTCCTCTTCGTGAATAGACGACAGTGATACATCTCCAGGTAATTCTTTAATACCACCAATAACTTCAGACTGTAAAATTTCCCTGTTCCAGACCAATAATGAGATAACTTAAGTACTGTAAAAATGCTAATGAAAAAAGAAGACTGAAAAAGAAACCAGGAGGTTTCAGTACACTCATAACTATACGTTAACGATTCACATTTAGAAAATCACAAATTTTAAGTGAGCAAGGAAGTTTTGATACATAGCAGCACTTCATTAAAACTCCTTAAATTAGGGACAAGAGAATGTAAACACAAAGGTCAAGAGAAGCCAGCAATCATTAGCTTGCAGCTCATTTCTCCATAGGTGTTCACACATATTCTCAGTTAAGGAGCCAAGAGAAAACAAACAGAGGCAGAAATTTTGACCACCTTGTTGTTGGACGTGCTGAAGGTTCTGGATGAAGCAACCAAAGACAAAATCCAGCTTCTTTGGGATGCTCTGACAGGAAACAAGAGGGAAGAATCCTATGGCGAAGATCCAGCAGTGCAGCTGCATGAGACCTTTCACAGTCAAATGAGCTaagcaactgaaagaaaaaaCCTATATTAGTAACTGCAATACAGTATCAACTTAGTGCTCTAAGATACCACTTAAAAGGTGGAAAACAGTAATTTGCTTGCTTCACTGAGCAAAAGTAGAGAGCCTACACAGAACTAAGGGCACATATGGATGTTATAGATGCATATTCTGCTAGATATACAAATACTAAGGATGATTGTAAACTTATCTTAAGAAAGCAAGATATACCCTAGACCTTGTTAGAGAAATTACTAGACAAATTCTAGATTCTTACACATCCTAGCTAATGAAACTTATATGTGATCCGCCTTATCCACTACTTAAGCTAGAAATGAGCTAACTACCTCGCTCAAGACTTGACATCACATGACCCACATCATACTCTTACCTAACTTCCCAAGCATTTACTGCACTAGTAGGACTTCTAACAAATGACAACGGAATAGTGAAAACCACCAACTCTAGAAGAGGTGATGAATCAAGAATGAACGTCATTGCGATTAGAGTGCTACAACTCATGCCTAGGTGATTGAACTTCCTGCAGGAATGAGACAAGAAAAAGAATAGATTTTGACTAGAAGGTTATTCTCAAACCTCAAAGAGAAGAACCCCCAGGCAGTAGATGTTTGATGAAAATGTGCAGCCACCCTCACTGAACTGCTCAGGACTGGTATACCACTTCTTCTCCAAATTAAAGCTCATGGAAGTCAGCAATGGTTTTGGCATAATGGATAGTTGAGGCAATATAAAATTGTTCGAGTTAAGTTCTGTCTTGAGGCAATCCTCTGCATTTGACTCATCTCCATAGCCTTGTGCAGCATTTAATTTAGTGTTTGTGCAAGCAGATTTATGGCCTGTAATGAAGGGGTATTGAGGCCACTTCCTATTCACGTGGGTGTCTTCACTAAGTTTTTGCTTCTTTACACAGGGATCGATCAAGGAAGAAATGCTTTTTCCAGATGAACTCCTCTCTTTCTGATTATGCTCCACCTGAGGAACACCTCGATCAATCACATTTTCAGTGAACTGAGTGCGTACAGATGCTCCAATATATACAACTTGGTTTGAGTGCAACAATTTAAAGGAAGATGGACGCAAGTCTTGTAAGATAATTCCTTGAGAGTGAGCAAAATCCACCAAATCCAGAACTTGTTTGAAAATATACAAGCCTTCAGCTTTGTTCAATTTATTTCCCCCAGCTTTCAGCCGTTCTCTTAAACCTATCCCATCTTGATAGACATTGGGATTAACACTGCAGCCCATTTCAGAGATACCCTGACAAGGTGAAACAAATGCATCCACACTTGCAATGGTGGAAGAAGCATTAGGACACTGCGGATAAATCTGGCCTTGAGACTCACTAGCAGATACTCGGGGTAACTGCTTTTTGCATATGATTCCTTTGCCTTTTAATGTGCTTTTCACAATATACTCAGAAAAACCCGACTTAGAAAAAATCTTCGTCCGGATACCCTCAGAAGAGGGTAATAAATTGTTCGAAACAGCTTTATCACCATTATTCTGCAAATTTTCTCCGTCTAGATTACGAATTTCATTCAATTTTTTCTGATTCTGATTCAGAAGTCCGGTAAATAATGTGTCTCCCTCTTCCCCATGTGAGCTTCCGCATGCAGATCCACCTGCTAGCTTATAAAACCACTGGTTTGGCCTAACCTGCATTATTTCTTTATTGCCCAAGGTATCAACAACAGCCAAGTTTTTCCCATTGTAGTTTCTCAGAGTCAATTCTTCAACCATGACCCCAGCATCATTCATACAACGAGGGCTAGCACTTGCATGTTCTGAAGATCCAATTCTGTCCAGATTCTTACCATCGAGGATATCTGTAAACAAATTGGCAGTATTTTGGTAATGATCACCTTCACTAAGTGTGACCACTTCATGTGATTGCAGCATATTGGAGTTTCCGGACCTCAA contains:
- the LOC107773506 gene encoding protein SPA1-RELATED 2; the protein is MEETVDEAIGDEVNGLDAFDGRQLRSKESDYTLRSGNSNMLQSHEVVTLSEGDHYQNTANLFTDILDGKNLDRIGSSEHASASPRCMNDAGVMVEELTLRNYNGKNLAVVDTLGNKEIMQVRPNQWFYKLAGGSACGSSHGEEGDTLFTGLLNQNQKKLNEIRNLDGENLQNNGDKAVSNNLLPSSEGIRTKIFSKSGFSEYIVKSTLKGKGIICKKQLPRVSASESQGQIYPQCPNASSTIASVDAFVSPCQGISEMGCSVNPNVYQDGIGLRERLKAGGNKLNKAEGLYIFKQVLDLVDFAHSQGIILQDLRPSSFKLLHSNQVVYIGASVRTQFTENVIDRGVPQVEHNQKERSSSGKSISSLIDPCVKKQKLSEDTHVNRKWPQYPFITGHKSACTNTKLNAAQGYGDESNAEDCLKTELNSNNFILPQLSIMPKPLLTSMSFNLEKKWYTSPEQFSEGGCTFSSNIYCLGVLLFELLSSFDCERSHAAALLDLRHRILPSCFLSEHPKEAGFCLWLLHPEPSARPTTREILQSEVIGGIKELPGDVSLSSIHEEESESELLLYFLMSLKDQKQKDASKLVEEVKCLEADVQEVQRRQSSKAPCSSSHQKSLVLWDSRFIRKGVSSSDVYPKLPPDCENETRLIKNIRQLESAYFSTRSNIQPSDDVAMVRRTEEIFNNQENFVSTGNDNEKYRPTDRVGDFFDGLCKYARYSKFRVRGILRNADLNNSANVICSLSFDRDEEYLAAGGVSKKIKVFEYHALFNDSVDIHYPVIEMSNKSKLSCICWNSYIRNYLATTDYDGAVKLWDASTGQAFSHLTEHNERAWSVDFSRVDPTKLASGSDDHLVKLWSINEKNSVCTIRNNANVCCIQFSPDSSHFLAYSSADYKTYCYDLRNISAPWCILAGHEKAVSYAKFLDAETLISASTDNSLKIWDLNKTNSSGYSADACVLTLKGHTNEKNFVGLSVSDGYITCGSETNEVFSYYKSLPMPITSHKFGSIDPISGKETDDDNGQFVSSVCWRQKSNMVLAANSSGCIKLLEMV